In Drosophila biarmipes strain raj3 unplaced genomic scaffold, RU_DBia_V1.1 ptg000008l, whole genome shotgun sequence, one DNA window encodes the following:
- the LOC122818766 gene encoding uncharacterized protein LOC122818766 — protein MPFTCIIDHASLKWLMTMKALSGRLASPKTKKPLQKLYIDFLGKYPRSKSGHACIIIVVDNFPKYTFLKAMMEATGTNVVSFLVSEVFYKFGVSEAIHLDNGKLFVSKAFEEMIDGFGIEHLNTPVYSP, from the exons ATGCCGTTCACTTGTATCATTGATCACGCCAGCCTAAAGTGGTTGATGACGATGAAGGCTCTGTCCGGACGACTCGCAAG CCCCAAGACTAAAAAGCCACTTCAGAAGCTCTACATTGATTTTCTGGGCAAGTATCCGAGGTCCAAGAGTGGGCACGCTTGCATAATCATCGTGGTGGACAACTTCCCCAAGTACACCTTCTTAAAGGCGATGATGGAAGCGACGGGGACTAACGTAGTAAGTTTCTTGGTAAGCGAGGTATTTTACAAGTTCGGAGTGTCTGAGGCGATACACTTGGACAACGGTAAACTATTCGTATCCAAGGCGTTTGAGGAGATGATTGACGGCTTCGGTATAGAACACCTGAACACTCCAGTATATTCACCATAG
- the LOC122818767 gene encoding uncharacterized protein LOC122818767, producing MNKHQVIYSIRPYVEGCRSLITDHASLKRLMTMKALSIRLASPKTKRPLQKLYIDFLGKYPRSKSGHACIIIVVDNFPKYTFLKAMMEATGTNVVSFLVSEVFYKFGVSEAIHLDNGKLFVSKAFEEMIDGFGIEHLNTPVYSP from the exons ATGAACAAACACCAGGTGATTTATTCGATCAGACCGTATGTGGAAGGCTGCCGTTCACTGATCACTGATCACGCCAGCCTAAAGCGGTTGATGACGATGAAGGCTCTGTCCATACGACTCGCAAG CCCCAAGACTAAAAGGCCACTTCAGAAGCTTTACATTGATTTTCTGGGCAAGTATCCGAGGTCCAAGAGTGGGCACGCTTGCATAATCATCGTGGTGGACAACTTCCCCAAGTACACCTTCTTAAAGGCGATGATGGAAGCGACGGGGACTAACGTAGTAAGTTTCTTGGTAAGCGAGGTATTTTACAAGTTCGGAGTGTCTGAGGCGATACACTTGGACAACGGTAAACTATTCGTATCCAAGGCGTTTGAGGAGATGATTGACGGCTTCGGTATAGAACACCTGAACACTCCAGTATATTCACCATAG